In Persicimonas caeni, a single window of DNA contains:
- the rplM gene encoding 50S ribosomal protein L13, translated as MKTFSVKEQDVERAWHLVDLEGKTVGRAASEIAKLLRGKHKPIYTPHVDCGDFVVCINADKVEFSGNKLTDKMYRRHSLYPGGLKEIGAGELMEKAPEKVIEFAVQGMLPKNTLGRKIIKKLKVYSGADHPHSAQQPQTFEID; from the coding sequence ATGAAGACGTTTAGCGTCAAAGAGCAGGATGTTGAGCGCGCGTGGCACCTGGTCGACCTGGAAGGAAAAACGGTCGGTCGGGCAGCCAGCGAGATCGCGAAACTGCTGCGCGGAAAGCACAAGCCGATCTACACGCCGCACGTTGACTGCGGAGACTTTGTGGTGTGCATCAACGCCGACAAAGTCGAGTTTTCGGGTAACAAACTCACCGACAAGATGTACCGTCGCCACTCCCTCTACCCGGGTGGCCTCAAAGAGATCGGTGCCGGTGAGTTGATGGAAAAAGCCCCGGAAAAGGTCATCGAATTTGCGGTGCAGGGGATGCTGCCCAAGAACACGCTGGGCCGCAAGATCATCAAAAAACTCAAGGTCTACAGCGGCGCCGACCATCCGCACTCGGCCCAGCAGCCCCAAACTTTCGAGATCGACTGA